The DNA segment GTAAGCTATATTTTAAACAAATGCACTAGCAAACCTTCCATTTTTTACTACTTTTGCGCTCTAATTATATATATATTAAGCTAATGGCTAAGAAAGGACGCAATAAAAACAATCAACCGATTACAAAAGATCGCATAACAACACTTCGCAGAAAACACCGTACTTCATTCATGCTCAACGAAAAAGAAAAAGAAGCCATTGAGTCATATTGCAAAAAAAACAAGATTAACAACAAATCAAAGTTCATACGAGAAACATTAATGCGAACGGTGATACAACATTTTCTTGACGACTACCCTACCCTGTTTGACAAAAAAGACATGGATCAACTAAAAGTATAACTAGAGTATTTTCACCCACTCTTTCAATCGATAATCGGTCAAATCCGGTTCATTATCCTCATCTAGGGCCAAACCAATAAACTTACCGTCTATCAACGCCAGGGAATCGGAAAAGTCGTATTCTTCACAAGGCCAAGCACCCACAAAAACACACCCCTTATCTTTTATTATTTCGTACAACTTACCCATTCCATTACAAAAAGTATCTGGATATGTAAATTGGTCTCCAAGACCAAACAACGCCACCTTTTTACCCTCCAGATTACATAGAGATAGCGTATCTACAAAAGTCTCAAAATCATCTTGCAAATTACCCACCCCCCAGGTTGAAGTCCCCAGAATCAAAAAATCATATTTTTCAATATCTGGCTGCGTAGCTTGTTCCACTGGGTTTAATTGAGAATCTGGCAGCAATTGAGCCAACTTTTCAGCAACAAACCGTGTATTACCAACTGAAGAACCATAAAAAATACCTATCATAACTTATTATTTTTGAATGAGTAAACACCTAGACAATAGGAAAGTTTAAAATAACAGACGCTATTTTTTACGTATAACAAAAATACCATCCCTAAACGGGAATATCACTTTCTCTACCCGATCATCTTCTTTCACCATTCGGTTAAACTCAACTATTCCCTGTGTATAAGTATCTTTTGTATCCAAAGGCTCCACCACCTTTCCATCCCACAAAATATTATCTGCTAAAATATATCCTCCGGGATTCAACATACCAAACACCTGCTTATAGTAATTTGGATATTGTCTCTTATCGCCATCCATAAATACCAAGTCATATTTTTTATGCAAGGATGGCATCACATCCAAAGCATCACCAATATGCATTTTAATTTTATGAGACAAACCTGATTTATCAAAGAAAGACTGCGTAAAGCTCTCAATTTCGTCATCCACATCAATGGTATCAATAAAACCATCTTCGGGAAGTGTTTGAGCCATACAAATACAAGAATACCCTGTAAAAGTTCCTATTTCAAGAATATTCTTTGGTCTGATCATTTGACAAATCATCTTTAAAATTTGCCCTTGTAGATGCCCCGACAACATACGAGGACGCAAAATATGAAGATGCGTTTTTCTATTGAGGTCGTACAAAAGCGCATCTTCCTGATTTATATGCGCTAATATATAATTCTCCAGATCTATATTTTGATCGAACATAGCCTACAAGTATATAAGTTGTGACATATCATCGGGATTAAAACACTCGTTGGAAATCTGCAAAAGATCAGATGCTGTAAGTTCATCAATCTTGTTATACACATATTCCAATGTATCAACTTTATCATACAGCAAGTAACTTTTTCCCAAATTAAGCATCAAATTCTCTTTATTTTCAGAAGAGATTGCAATCTGACCTTTCAGCTGCCTTTTGGCCTTATGAAGCTGCAGGGTCCCTAACTTTTTTTGACGCAACATATTCAACTCTCCAATCACAATTTTTAAACTTTTATCTACATTTTTCTTATCGGTACCCAAATATACCGAAAAAATACCGGTACCATAAAAGGCAGTGTACGACGACTCTATGTTATAGGCGATACCTCTTTTCTCACGCAATGACATATTAAGTCGACTATTCATTCCAGGCCCTCCCAACAAATTATTCAGCAGATGCAGCCCCAATCGCTTGGGATGATTATAATCATAAACAACACCACCTATCACCACATGACTCTGGTAAGTATCCTTATCAATACGAACAATTCTAGGGGCATGAGATAAAACCGGCTTCCTTTTTACAACCCGTCTATTCTCAGGAATCTCACCAAAATATTTCTCCGCCAGCTTAACCACCTTTTTAAAATCTTTTTGTCCTACAGAACAAAATACGATTTGATCAGTATGATAATTACTTTGAATAAAACGAAAAATATCCTCCCGGGTAAAAGACTTCAATGCCTCGGGTGTTCCTAATATATTTCGGCCAATGGGATGGTTTGGATACAACAATTCCTCAAAATCGTCAAATATTAATTCAGCAGGGGAGTCTTTATATGAATTAATTTCATCAATAATAACTTCCTTTTCCTTCACCAATTCCTTATCCGGAAATACCGAATGAAATGTAATATCGGCAATCAGCTCCATCGATCTTTCATAATCCTCCTTTAAGTACGTAGCATAAATACAAGTCTCCTCTTTCGTAGTATATGCATTCAGCTCCCCCCCTACATCTTCCAAACGACTTAAAACATGAAAAGCCTTACGTTTTTTTGTTCCTTTAAATACAACATGCTCAATAAAATGCGCCATCCCATGCTCATTTTCATCCTCATCTCTGGAACCTGCATTTATAATCACCCCGCAATAACCCACTTCTCCATTCTCAGGTTTATGAATGATTCTAATTCCGTTATTTAATGTATGTGTGTAATATTCCATGTAAAAAAATATTGGAGTGCAAAAGTACTAAAGTACAACGTATTTAAGCACACTCTGGAGCAAAATAAAATCATATTTTTTAAAAATGATTTTGCAGAAAAAAATCTTTGTGTATATTTGCACCGCCTTAAACAAAAAGGCACTTCTATTGAAAGCAGTAGAAAGATAAAAAAAATGAGGTACCATAGCTCAGTAGGTAGAGCAATGGACTGAAAATCCATGTGTCCCTGGTTCGATCCCAGGTGGTACCACATTAAAATAAAAATCTGTATTAAAACAGACCTCGAAACAAGGGGTGCCATAGCTCAGTAGGTAGAGCAATGGACTGAAAATCCATGTGTCCCTGGTTCGATCCCAGGTGGCACCACCCACAAAAGCCGATAGAAATCATTCTATCGGCTTTTTTTATGCCCCCAGTTTTACAATGGCGAGTTGTTATAATTGTGGAGTTAGTGAGTTAAGAAGCTAATAGTTTGTAATTAAATATATTGATATTCTATTATAATACTAATTTCAAGTATAACGAAAGTCTTTACAATTTATCCATAATCACATTCAATATTTCATAGTATATAAACAATTTACAACCAAATACACAAGTATTAATCAATAAACTAAGAAGCTGGCCAAAGAACAATTAACCAGGCAAACTCCTCTCATGAACCTTTCTTTCCAAAATCATGTTATACTACTATTATATGTATCTGTCTTTATTCCAAACAAACCATATTAAATCCCCTAAAGATGAAAGAAAACAAGAACCAACTAACACCCAAGCCCCAAAAAACAACACAAGCTTTCTACGTTGTAGGTATCGGTGCTTCAGCCGGTGGACTGGAAGCCATTCAACAATTATTTGACAATATCCCAGAAGACACAGGGATGGCCTTTGTAATCATACAACATCTATCACCCGATTTCAAAAGTCTGATGCCCGAACTACTGGCCAAACATACCAAACTTAAAATCTACACAACGATAGACAAACAGACCATAGAGCCCAACTGTATTTACCTAAACCACCGTCATAAAAATCTCCACATCAAAGGGAAAAAGCTATACCTCTTAGACAAAGGGCCCAAGCACAACCTCAACCTACCTATAGACATCTTCTTTCACACACTAGGAGAAGAATTCAAAGAAAAATCCATTGGTGTAATCCTATCCGGAACAGGGTCTGATGGATCCAGAGGTATCCGCACCATAAAAGAAGGAGGAGGCACCATCATGGTACAAGATCCTGCATCCGCTCAATTCGACGGCATGCCCCACTCTGCTATATCCACCAACCTGGTAGATTTCATTTTGACACCCAAACTCATTGCAGAAAAATTCAGCACACCCCCCTCCAACAAGCCACTTGTTAATTTTTCGACAGACACCAAAGACTCAGCAGATTCCCTCATAAAAAACATACTAAAAGTCGTTTACCAATTCTCTGGCATAGACTTCAGAGAATACAAAATAAACACCCTCTTACGTCGTATTGAAAAGAGAATGAACATTAACAACATAGAACATCTTCACGACTACCTTCATCTTCTTTTGGAAAGCAATAAAGAAAAACAAGAACTGAAAGATGACTTTTTAATTGGCGTAACACGTTTTTTCAGAGATACTGAAGCTTTTCATAAGTTGGAGCACCAAATCGTACCAGCCATGTGCAATACCAAAAACAAAGGCGAAACATTACGCATATGGATCCCTGGCTGCTCCACTGGAGAAGAGGTATACTCCATAGCCATGTTAATTGACGATTACATCCGTACTCAAAAGCTCAATCTGGTTTATAAAATATTTGCCACAGACATTGACGCCCAGTCCATCAAAAAAGCAGACACAGGATCCTACCAGTACAACATCGTCAATGAAATAAAAAAAGAATACATCGACAAATACTTCATTAAATCTGGCGATAAAATACAAATCATAAAACGCATTCGCGAAAAAATAGTATTCTCAGTTCACAACGTATTTAAAGATCCTCCCTTTATCCATATCGATTTAATCTCATGTCGCAACATGCTGATATATTTCGACAACAAAATCCAAAAGAGAACCCTTCAAAAATTTCAGTTTGCGTTAAACCAGTACGGATACTTATTTTTAGGTAGCAGCGAATCACTGGGTGATGTAGCAGAGCACTTTGAAACTATGGATGCCAAATGGAAGATATATCAAAATACATCCTCCACCCATCAACTACCATCGCAAGTTGATTTTGACAGCAACACCCCGGTCACTCCTTTAAAAAAAACCTCAAAAGCAATCAACAAGTTCGAGTACCCACACAAAGAAAGTCCCGCGAACGTTTTCCATCGCTATTTAAGCAAGAAATACAGTCCCGCCTCTATTTTCATTGACAACAATTTCAATATTCTTTTTATCAAGGGAGATGCCGGAAAACGACTATCCCATACCGAAGGCATTTTTCAGAGCAATTTATTAAAAATGGTATCTCCCAAAATAGCCATGGCATTAAGAAGAGGAATCAGAAATATTGAAAAAAACGACCAGGAGTTAATGATCAAGAACATCATCCACGACACAAACAACGAACTTCGTTCTTTTGACTTAACGATCCATAAACCCTTGGGAGAAATAGAACTCAAGGACACCTACCTGATCTCCTTTACCGAAGATGAAGTACAAGAAGCACAAAGCATAAAAATAGTTAACAACACCAACAGCGAAAACACATCAAAACAACAATTAGAAGAACTAGAAACAGAACTTAAAGAAGTAAAAACAGAATTACAAAACACGGTAGAAGAACTAGAAACCAGCAATGAAGAACTACAATCGTCCAACGAAGAACTCATGGCTTCCAACGAGGAACTACAAAGCACCAACGAAGAGTTACAATCTGTAAATGAAGAACTTTACACTGTAAACACAGAATTACAGGAAAAAAACAAGGAGCTGATCAACCTCAACAACGACATGACCAACCTACTAGACAGTACCGAAATAGGAACACTCTTTTTGGACCGCGACATGCGCATTCGAAAATTCACCCCTTCATTACAACAACACTTTAATTTAGAAGAAGCAGACTATGGCAGATCAATCACCAGTTTTGCATCCAACTTTAACGAACAAATAAGGGCTTCCATTTTAAACGATTGTCAATCCGTTCTCACAAAACTAATCACGATCGAAAAGGAAATCACAGACAAAGATGGAAACTATTACTTAAAAAGAGTAAGTCCTTTTATAACGGTCGATAAAAAAATTAACGGAGTAGTTATTACACTGGTAAACATCAACCGAATAAAAGAAACAGAAAAAGAATTAAGCGAAACAGAAGCAACATACCACAATTTATTTGAAAACATGAACGAAGGCTTTATTCATGCGAAAATAATAACGAACAAAAACAACACGCCAATTGACTGGGAATACATAACCATAAACAAAGCCTTTGAAAAACAAACAGGACTCCATGCGGTAGATATAGAAGGCAAAAGAGTAAGCATCATTCAGCCCGAACTAAAAAGCAATGCAGGAAATTGGATAGAGACATTTGGCAACACAGCGCTCACTGGCGAAGAACAGTTTATATATAGTGAATCTGTTTTCCCTGACAAACATTTCTATGTTCACTTATTCTCACCTCGTCAAGGAGAATTTGCTGCCACTTTTGCTGATATAACAGAATTAAAAAGAAAAGAAGAAGCATTGGTAAAAAGCGAAGCTGAACTAACCAGAGTACAAAGCATCACGCACACTGGCAGTTGGTATCTGGATCTTAAAACAGGGGAAGTAAGCTGGACTCAGGAGCTTTACCAAATGATGGGAGTAGACTCCAAGGTATCTGCACCTATCCTATCGGAACAGAAAAGGATGTTCACTGAAGAGAGCTGGCAACTACTAACTTCTCATTTAGAAAATACTATCCAAACAGGCATACCATATGAACTTGAATTACAAATGCAAGAAGCATACAAACATAATGGATGGATATGGGCTCGCGGTGAATTGGTAAAAGACGAAAACAACAACAAAATAGGATTAAGAGGAGCCGCTCAAGACATCAGTGAAAGAAAAAAAACAGAACAAGAACTGATTTTAGCCAAAAAAAAGGCCGAAATAGCCAACATACACAAAAATTACTTCTTGGCCAACATGAGTCATGAGATCAGAACCCCCATGAATGGAGTAATCGGCTTTTCTGAATTATTAAAAGATGATAATTTATCGCAACAAGAAAAACACAAATACCTGGAAATAATTAACATCAATGCAATGCAACTCTTAAGCCTAATTGACGACATTTTAGACGTAGCTAAAATTGAATCCGGCGACCTAAGGGTAAACAAAGATTCAGTGTCTCCGGCAAAAATCATGAATGATCTAAAAACAAGCTACAACCAACTTAAATTCAACATGAATCCAGACTTAGAAATCAAAGTCAACATACCCCAAAAACATTCAGACATACGAATTCTAACAGACGCACAAAGACTTCATCAAGTAATCAGCAACCTTTTAAACAACGCATTAAAATTTTCTAAAAAAGGAATCATAGAATTTGGATATACCGTTCATCATAAAACGATAGAAATATTTGTAAAGGATGAAGGAATCGGTATACACCCTGATAAAATAGATGAAATATTTGAACGCTTTAAACAAATCAACTACAGCACCAACACCACATTTGGAGGTACAGGACTTGGCTTGGCAATATGCAAAGGAATTGTAGATCTATTAGGAGGAGATTTGAAAGTTAAATCAAAACCAGACATAGGTAGCAAATTTTATTTCAGCATACCCATACAAGAACGGCCTAACAGCCAAATAAACACAAGTTCATAAATACATTATTTAAATCAACCTTAAAACAAAAAGAGTTACAAACAACAAAACCATATATTTTAAAAAAACAACCCCATTAAAAACAGACAATTTCACATACATCATAGAACAATCCACAATATAGGTCGATTTTTTTTGGGCATATGTTATTTTTTTATACTTTTATGGTTTACTTTCTTCATTACGCCATAGCTTTAAATAAATTACAAAGCTTAGGATCGCAAATGGGTGTTTTTTTATATAAAACTGGGATAAATAACATATTTGTTGTAATATGCACATACTTGGATATTTAATAAATGGATATACCTACCTCTAACATAAGCAAAAGTATTCTTGAACAATTTAAAGCAGGGAATACAAAAGCATTCGACACTATCTATGGTATGCTATCAAAACGACTATGTCGCTTTGTCAGGTATTCAATCAACAACAATGAAGACGTTCAGGAAATTGTACAAGAAGTATTTATAAAGCTTTGGAACGAAAGAGAGAACTTAAACCTTAACAAGTCGTTTGAAGCATTTGTTTTTACAATCACTAAAAATAAAATACACGATTATCTTAGGAAGACTCTTCAAGAAAAAAAATACATTGAATCGATCATCCAAAACTATTCGTTTCAAGACAACGAACTAGAAGATATTGTTAACTTTCGAGAAACCGACGCTACCATTAAAAAGCTCATTGGCATGCTCCCTGAAAGAAGAAGAAAAGCATTTGTCCTTAGCCGCTTTGGAGGCAAATCATACCGTGAGATTTCGGCATTAATGGATATATCCGAAAACACCGTCGACACCCACATTCGAAAAGCATTAACCTTTTTAAAAGAGGGGTTGATTCGGTTTTCTTCCTTTATTT comes from the Saccharicrinis fermentans DSM 9555 = JCM 21142 genome and includes:
- a CDS encoding flavodoxin — its product is MIGIFYGSSVGNTRFVAEKLAQLLPDSQLNPVEQATQPDIEKYDFLILGTSTWGVGNLQDDFETFVDTLSLCNLEGKKVALFGLGDQFTYPDTFCNGMGKLYEIIKDKGCVFVGAWPCEEYDFSDSLALIDGKFIGLALDEDNEPDLTDYRLKEWVKIL
- a CDS encoding O-methyltransferase is translated as MFDQNIDLENYILAHINQEDALLYDLNRKTHLHILRPRMLSGHLQGQILKMICQMIRPKNILEIGTFTGYSCICMAQTLPEDGFIDTIDVDDEIESFTQSFFDKSGLSHKIKMHIGDALDVMPSLHKKYDLVFMDGDKRQYPNYYKQVFGMLNPGGYILADNILWDGKVVEPLDTKDTYTQGIVEFNRMVKEDDRVEKVIFPFRDGIFVIRKK
- a CDS encoding M16 family metallopeptidase encodes the protein MEYYTHTLNNGIRIIHKPENGEVGYCGVIINAGSRDEDENEHGMAHFIEHVVFKGTKKRKAFHVLSRLEDVGGELNAYTTKEETCIYATYLKEDYERSMELIADITFHSVFPDKELVKEKEVIIDEINSYKDSPAELIFDDFEELLYPNHPIGRNILGTPEALKSFTREDIFRFIQSNYHTDQIVFCSVGQKDFKKVVKLAEKYFGEIPENRRVVKRKPVLSHAPRIVRIDKDTYQSHVVIGGVVYDYNHPKRLGLHLLNNLLGGPGMNSRLNMSLREKRGIAYNIESSYTAFYGTGIFSVYLGTDKKNVDKSLKIVIGELNMLRQKKLGTLQLHKAKRQLKGQIAISSENKENLMLNLGKSYLLYDKVDTLEYVYNKIDELTASDLLQISNECFNPDDMSQLIYL
- a CDS encoding CheR family methyltransferase, translated to MKENKNQLTPKPQKTTQAFYVVGIGASAGGLEAIQQLFDNIPEDTGMAFVIIQHLSPDFKSLMPELLAKHTKLKIYTTIDKQTIEPNCIYLNHRHKNLHIKGKKLYLLDKGPKHNLNLPIDIFFHTLGEEFKEKSIGVILSGTGSDGSRGIRTIKEGGGTIMVQDPASAQFDGMPHSAISTNLVDFILTPKLIAEKFSTPPSNKPLVNFSTDTKDSADSLIKNILKVVYQFSGIDFREYKINTLLRRIEKRMNINNIEHLHDYLHLLLESNKEKQELKDDFLIGVTRFFRDTEAFHKLEHQIVPAMCNTKNKGETLRIWIPGCSTGEEVYSIAMLIDDYIRTQKLNLVYKIFATDIDAQSIKKADTGSYQYNIVNEIKKEYIDKYFIKSGDKIQIIKRIREKIVFSVHNVFKDPPFIHIDLISCRNMLIYFDNKIQKRTLQKFQFALNQYGYLFLGSSESLGDVAEHFETMDAKWKIYQNTSSTHQLPSQVDFDSNTPVTPLKKTSKAINKFEYPHKESPANVFHRYLSKKYSPASIFIDNNFNILFIKGDAGKRLSHTEGIFQSNLLKMVSPKIAMALRRGIRNIEKNDQELMIKNIIHDTNNELRSFDLTIHKPLGEIELKDTYLISFTEDEVQEAQSIKIVNNTNSENTSKQQLEELETELKEVKTELQNTVEELETSNEELQSSNEELMASNEELQSTNEELQSVNEELYTVNTELQEKNKELINLNNDMTNLLDSTEIGTLFLDRDMRIRKFTPSLQQHFNLEEADYGRSITSFASNFNEQIRASILNDCQSVLTKLITIEKEITDKDGNYYLKRVSPFITVDKKINGVVITLVNINRIKETEKELSETEATYHNLFENMNEGFIHAKIITNKNNTPIDWEYITINKAFEKQTGLHAVDIEGKRVSIIQPELKSNAGNWIETFGNTALTGEEQFIYSESVFPDKHFYVHLFSPRQGEFAATFADITELKRKEEALVKSEAELTRVQSITHTGSWYLDLKTGEVSWTQELYQMMGVDSKVSAPILSEQKRMFTEESWQLLTSHLENTIQTGIPYELELQMQEAYKHNGWIWARGELVKDENNNKIGLRGAAQDISERKKTEQELILAKKKAEIANIHKNYFLANMSHEIRTPMNGVIGFSELLKDDNLSQQEKHKYLEIININAMQLLSLIDDILDVAKIESGDLRVNKDSVSPAKIMNDLKTSYNQLKFNMNPDLEIKVNIPQKHSDIRILTDAQRLHQVISNLLNNALKFSKKGIIEFGYTVHHKTIEIFVKDEGIGIHPDKIDEIFERFKQINYSTNTTFGGTGLGLAICKGIVDLLGGDLKVKSKPDIGSKFYFSIPIQERPNSQINTSS
- a CDS encoding RNA polymerase sigma factor, which codes for MDIPTSNISKSILEQFKAGNTKAFDTIYGMLSKRLCRFVRYSINNNEDVQEIVQEVFIKLWNERENLNLNKSFEAFVFTITKNKIHDYLRKTLQEKKYIESIIQNYSFQDNELEDIVNFRETDATIKKLIGMLPERRRKAFVLSRFGGKSYREISALMDISENTVDTHIRKALTFLKEGLIRFSSFIFFL